ttattattatcattattattattattattattatcatcattattatcattattattattacacgttTGCAGATATCTCGCCATTTTTAAGTGCATGATATTACTCATCACCTTAATCACAAACAATGCAACGAATTACAAAAACgtaatctctcttctttcaagaCACGAGATTATTTGCCTGACTTGTCTTATAATCGAACAAGGATTTGGGGAGGAAATACGGCACCACTGCCGCATGCACCAACAGGGAATACGCAGACCAATCAGAATGTGAGCGAGTGAGAGCATTAGTCAGTAGCTGCGTTGTGTTCCCTTGACCTCCCCTGCCTAAATTACCGCCACACTCTTGCTGAAACGCTGCATAACGAACACACTTTCAGATGTTGGGAGGAATACAAGGTTAGTTTGGCCGCACGTTACCAATAAGGGAATACAGAGAGAAAGCATCAGTCAATGCCAGCGATTCCGTAGCCTCACCTGCATGAATTACTGACTCTTACACTTCCTGACATACTCAAGTATTCCTCctacaaaatattttcattccacaacaataaaaaaaaatgttattaccCTTTCGagctgttatatatatatatatatatatcaatactATTTACTATTACAACCTACTAtccaataaaaacaaaggaaacgatggtgtgtgtgtgtgtgtgtgtgtgtgtgtgtgtgtgtgtgtgtgtactttccgGTTACAGCCCGATAAAATAACTATCAATAACTaatgggaagaaaatggaaatacttATCAGCTGTTATTGCGTCATTtgctttaatgtgtgtgtgtgtgtgtgtgtgtgtgtgtgtgtgtgtgtgtgtgtgtgtgtgtgtgtgtgcttatcaAGTCTTCTGGTGTTCTCTTCAAGGGTGATGATAATGGACGTGACGCAGCAAAGGCTCCTTCTggacgatcacacacacacacacacacacacatacacacacaccgtatCGCCAGTATCAGTATCACAAATTCACAAGTAGGctaaactgaacctaacctaatcgatGGCAGATCTCAACCTTTCTTGATAAACCCTGTCCTCTCACACAAGCAATGTTTTCAGAGGCCTGAGCGATGATGGTCAGGTTCTCGCGCctattttttatggtttatgATGCAGAGGACTTGCTCAACTATCGCTAGAACCGTGGAGAAAACAAATTCAATTATCTAACAGCTTCCCCTACGGTTTGTTAAAAATAGGCTACACGTTTataagacgccgaaacgtttatAAATACAGGGTACTCTCTCGGATAGCCCGGGtttgcagtggtgtgtgtgtgtgtgtgtgtgtgttaggtgggCGTGTAGGTCTGTCAATCACGTGCAGACAAACAAGCACCACACACCACGGCAGGCTGGTGTGCGTTCCCAGGGGCACACTTACCTCGTCTCCCCACTTGAGGCAGTCTCCTTGGCGGCCTTTCAGCTGGTGGTACTGGTTGATGAATTGGCGGATGCCGTGCTCCCTCACGTGGTCCGCATACTGCTTGGTCTGCGGCCAGGTCAGCGGCGTGCCCTCAGACAGAAGCCCCATAGTGTTCACCTCGCCTGCTGATAACACGTCCAAACACCACCGGCGCCGCTCCGCCACTACGGTCTGCGTGTGGCTGCTgctggctgctggctggctgccGCTCCTCCCAGCATGGCCCGCACCATTCCCCCGCACTGCCGCCGCACCGCTCAAgtattacttatttttcctctgtAACTAAGGCACGTCCTATTGTCGTCTGCATGCACGGCGTGTGCCCATGGGCTTGGCGGGCCAGCGGAAGGGTGCAGAAGGCAGGGGAGGCAAGGGCAGAGCGGGTAAAAGGCCAGACAGGACAACACGTGGTAAGCTGCGGGTCTCGCGTCTGCCTCCAACTTGTGAAGTTTTGATTGGTCGAGAGCGTCGCGGTGCCAGTCGACTTGCATTGATTTTATCTAACtcaaaaagtgagagaaaacttGAGTACCCAAACAGTACCGTCAACTGAACGATTTGGAGTCGCTCCACCGCAAGACACGGAGGTGACAGTGTGACAGTCATGGTGACGCACGCAGGGAACAATAATACCCAGATAGCATGAtactgcctgctgctgctgcgtcaTGTTACATCATGAGCAGGCGTTGCGAATGGCAGGGGGTGCCGGGGGAGGGGGGACAGAGTGCCGGAGGGGACAGGGGATGCCGGAAGAGGGCAGGACGGAATAAGGTGATACAAATTAAGCCATAGTGACTTGTGTGGCAGGCACGACTGCTTGGCGAGATGAGCACGGCGCGGGGACCGTCCTGCGGGGCTGGTAGGTGGGaattacgacacacacacacacacacacacacacacacagttcccgcCTGATGACTTAATTCCAGACAGGGCGAGGGGAGGGGCGTGCCAGCAATTTGAAGTTATAGACCAGCGTCATCGCATTAAAGATGAATTACTACgcttagagaagaaaaaaaaacatcattagaAGATAATCACCATGAGATAAATTAATGAGTACACTAAGAGAAGGCGAAAATGAGAAACTGAAAACCTTCGCTCATGCTCAAGAATATACCAAGCGTGAATGAAAATTTAAGACAAAACCTGATGCTGACCTCGATTCTGTCTCGTGTGTTTGAGAAGACGATGAAGTAATTTGGAGATAAACGGGAGAAGAGACTATTATTACCGCACGACGAGTAACAAGCAATTATTCAATACAATGAACACTGCAGTAGATGTATGAAACACTATTCTCttagtccatctctctctctctctctctctctctctctctctctctctctctctctctcttgctgtaaACTTTACCTCAACAAAGTAAGCACGATGCGTAGAACAGTGTAGCAAAATCAAATAACCAAGCTACGTCTGCTCTTGTTTAAAATTCACTTCTGCTCACTTGTCTCAACTTTTAGACTGACCTATCAAGGAGtggccgggaatcgaaccctaCACAGGACCATTGAGGAGCACAGCACTTTACCAATGAGCTTTCAGTCTACCTCGCGTGTTTATCGTCTATAAATACAAAAGTGtgggtgtctgtatgtgtgttgcaGTCCTCCTCTAGTGTAATGACTGTATAAATTACGTGATGAAATTGTAATGAAGTAGTGTTGTATTGTACTGAATGAAGCTTgagtgtttcttgttttcttatagtagtagtagtagtagtagtagtagtagtagtagtagtagtagtagtagtgaaaacaacaaaacaagcaactacaacaacaactgttactactactaccaccaccaccactactactactactacaactactactactactactactactactactacaccacaaCAGCTCCTGCTAGTCATAATTCAGCGACGCATTTtcaaggttacacacacacacacacacacacacgcacataccaTACCTACGTTTTATGTATTAATGCGAGATAATGAGATTCCCTTTCATTTGCTCTGTCAACTAAAGATTCTCTGTTATCATTAGAACGATACGGAACAGTGAATAGAACTGATGCTAAAAATAGAaatatcaggagagagagagagagagaggagagagagagagagagagagagagagacggtgggatggtatgtgtgtgtgtgtgtgtgtgtgtgtgtgtgtgtgtgtgtgtgtgtgtgtataataattcATTCTCATGCCCTTGAGTGTACTAGGAAGAAATTtgtcaggtacacacacacacacacacacacacacacacacatcgatagtattaataaaaacaaggaagtaACCTTAGCAACATTAAATAAACGAACAATATGAGAAATcacattattactatcatttttactactactactactactactactactactactactaccactattaacGGTGAGTTATGATCCTTAATTAATATGTGGAAGGCAGGTAGTGTGACatttaagagtgtgtgtgtgtgtgtgtgtgtgtgtgtgtgtgtgtgtgtgtgtgtttacttttttttcttttgcgttattaagacttttttttaattcccttgacaacacacacacacacacacacacacacacacacacacacacacacacacacacacacacacacacacacacacacacacacacgaacacactttTACAGTAGTCATTCATCATCATAGCCATTAACTATAAAGGTCAAGAAAGAAAATTCctgtactttcctcctcctcctcctcctccttctcctcctcctcctcctcgggaaaagaaatattacaGTAATTTATTTGCGCTGCTGGGAAGTTCTTACACGTATGTTCTTTGTACCTACTTATTCCTTCTcattaccgtctctctctctctctctctctctctctggaaattatTTTGagataatagtaatggtgatggtagtagtagtagtagtagtagtagtagtagtagtagtagtagtagtagtagtagttgtagtagcgccaccaccaccgccaccgccaccacacctGTGCTTGCCCCTTTACCAAGTAACCATGACAAGACAATGTTTACCTGCCTTCccccaccacaccactgccCCACCACTGCAGTCCCTTCCCCCCACAAAGTAACTATtgcaaggaggaagggaagagaggaagaaagaagaatataaataaatcctTAGAGACACTcagcatgactctctctctctctctctctctctctctctctctctctctctctctctgcttaggTCATTCTCACATCTGCATCTCCATCAGGGTCAACACCGCAgcacattccttcctctctcctctctcactccactgctctccctccctaacctaactagacccagctgtaacctaacctctcttgacctaacttcatctaatctaaccttacctaacttgattttacctaacctaaacttgaGGATATTGGGAAGAGATGTAGTGTTTtgctaattgttgttgttgttgttgttgttgttgttgttgttgttgttgttgttgttgttcttgtagtagtagtagtagtagtagtagtagtagtagtagtagtagtagtagtagtaacgcaacaataacaacaacaacaacaactactactactactactactactactactactactactactacaagacccAGCCTGTCACGTGACTTATCAGCAAcactcaagaggaggaggaggaggaggtggaggaggaggaggaggaggaggaggaggtgaagagaaaagagaaggaggagatgtaaCATAGATAGTAAGTACACATACATaagtacactctctctctctctctctctctctctctctctctctctctctctctctctctctctctctctctctctctctctctctctctctctctctctctctgaccaagACCTTGAAATCCCAGCAGGACATTTCGAAAGGtcagtcactcctcctccttctccttctcctcctcctcctcctcctcctcctcctcctcctccttcgtcgcGTGACTgcaagacaaaaacaaattGAGGTGGCTTAGTTAAATGTTTACTTATTAAATACACCAACATCTGTTTATCTTGGCggcgtgttctctctctctctctctctctctctctctctctctctctctctctctctctctctctctctctctctctctctctccttagggTCGGTTGTACTTATGTTCCGGGATGGATTCAGAAGTTACATAAGGTAGTGATGtaatagatctctctctctctctctctctctctctctctctctctctctctctctctctctctagcccatTATCTAATCGTAAGAAAGCAGGTTTGTTTGTCTGGATACTGTTACCTTGAAATTAAAGAGTACAGATAGAACCCCGCTAGTTTGTCATGCTGATGGAATAAGAAAACTGCAGTGAGttggtgaatgagtgagtgagcgagtgacgGAGAGCAGGTGAGCAGCAGGTTAACTGTTCTCGTGTCCACACCTGCCTAATTTACCGCTACACACTTGCTGAAACGCTACTTAACtaacctgctttttttttttttttagattctgaTAGGATTATGAGATTAGTTTGTCTTATGTCTCTAATTAAGGAAATAGGGAGTAGGTGGCTAAGTGAGAGTTAGTCAGTGGGAGTGTTTCTTGTTCCTTTGACCTTATGACAGTTGTTCCACATATAATTTAAAAACTGCCACTGCTCTTACTTACGATATTAGAGGAAAAGTGAATAACTGTTTTGATGATTGCTAATGTGTTCGTGAGTcagtttgtgtgttgtgttgccaggaagtgaaggaaggaaggaaggaggaaacacttATAGAGgttgttcacacacacaaacacacacacacacacacacacacacacacatgttctttttcttctgctaaAATTATACCACCTCTTCtagttatcttctttttcttctttctactcttccttctccttcttccataCCCCTTTCTCATTATcgaaaaaattagataaaaacaGATAATCTAagcattaccagagagagagagagagagagagagagagagagagagagagagagagggaggggggaggtgttACGAAATAGTACAAGATCTTCATTCATATGGCGATAATGTGTAACGTTAATGGTTACctaactgaggaggaggaggaggaggaggaggaggaggaggaggaggaggaggaggaggagaggagggggaggaggaggaggaggaggaggaagtactggagaataatagaaaaaaaatagtatctcCTTACTAAGTTCATTGGGTGTGACAGAAAACGATATTTTGAAAGGCTAActaaagcgtttaagaataaaGGTTAACATTTTAAACTAGATtcagtttattcatttatttttctctctcgttctccaTTTAAGAGACGCTAACATAAAACTAATACCCGAATTGAAGGAGATTTGTCGCCtggatcaagatcaagattaagataCACGGTTAGGTCTTCTTAAGagactacctaacctaacctaagagtTTTGTTGTAGGATTAGTTGTATCATACGGGTTGATAGGAATAGTAGTCCTTGCAGTAGTAGGTGgtgcagtagtggtagtggtgctggtggatgTAAATGGGGcggttgtagtagcagtagtggtggtggtggtggtgtcagtggtAGATGGAGTGGTAGCAGTACTATTTGAGGTAGATgatgaagtaatagtagtagtagtggtagtagatgtagtagtaggaggaggaggagtgttagtaccagtagtagttgGCATGGTAGTTTCTGCTGTacttacagtagtagtagtagtagtagtagtagtaggagcagcagatGTAGTAGCCGTAGAAGTAGAagacacagtagtagtagtagcagaagaagtagcagtaccaccaccaccaccaccagtagtagtagtagtatcagaaGCACTATtaacaccagtagcagcagtagcagtagcagtagtagtagtagcagtagttgtaagGTAAGACTCCCCCCAGATTACAGGTAAGACCCAAAATACAGGTGAGGGTTGTGAGGactgggggagaggggggaggggccgGTTCACCCCCACCACAATTGGCCTCTGGTTCTGCTCCTGGTTCTGGCTCTGGTTCACTCGAATGATCACGCTTCTAAGCCTCGACTCTCgccttccaccatcaccaccaccaccgcctgtCTCTGTTACCACTTCcggctccgttttctgtttccgGCCAGGTAATAATTGTCGAGTGGTTCCCTTCTGGTCACCTGTTGCCCCCACACCTGGAATTAtgagtattgttattgttattgttattattattgttattattattattattattattattgttattattattattattactattattattatcattattgttagcatcattctctctctctctctctctctctctctctctctctctctctctctctctctctctctctctcttaccttggAAAAAAATCGCTGTGCATTTTAGTAATTCAATTATTActagtaatattttgttttatctattcgCTTTTTCATTTGTGCATACCTCTAATAACGAAACATGCgtacacatatacatacgagcatacatacatacatacatacatacatacatacatacatacaaaaggAGGAACAAATAATACAGTAGTTCAAAGGTTTAAGTGGCTTTAATTTTATTCATCTAATTTAGTTAACATcacctatgaagaagcagaaattgTTATTCCTTTAACACTCCTGCACTAgcacccaactctctctctctctctctctctctctctctctctctctctctctctctctctctctctctctctctctctctctctctctctctctctctctctcatagcattTCGTTCCGCGCTGACCATCCCCAAAATTTTGTCCAAAAGTCACTGAATTTTGTATTAGTTCGTGTTCTTCCTGAAGGCGAAGCTCTCCTGTGATTGGCTCCCGAAATGACGTCACCAGCTCCTCCCGGCAAATGATTGGTCATCTCGGCAAACTCGCTTGTGATTGACGCATTCAAATTCAAACGTGACGCGCTGTGAGGGTTGATAGGAATGAGAGGTCGCCGTGTGGTCGTTCTTCTAGTCGTGGttcttctagtagtagtagtagtcggagtagtagtagtcgtagtggtggtagtcgttgtggtggtagtggtggtagttgtggtggtgggtgtggttgtagttgtagttgtagttgtggtCGTTGGTTCATTGGTGGTCGTTGGTTCATCAGTGGTCGTTGGTTCCATGGTGGTCGTGGGTTCCATGGTGGTCGTTGGTTCCATGGTGGTCGTGGGTTCAACAGTGGTCGTTGGTTCATTGGTGGTCGTTGGTTCATCAGTGGTCGTTGGTTCCATGGTGGTCGTGGATTCCATGGTGGTCGTTGGTTCCATGGTGGTCGTTGGTTCATCAGTGGTCGTTGGTTCCATGGTGGTCGTGGATTCCATGGTGGTCGTTGGTTCCATGGTGGTTGTGGATTCCATGGTGGTCCTTGGTTCCATGGTGGTCGTGGGTTCCATGGTGGTCGTTGGTTCATCAGTGGTCGTTGGTTCCATGGTGGTCGTGGATTCCATGGTGGTCGTTGGTTCCATGGTGGTTGTGGATTCCATGGTGGTCCTTGGTTCCATGGTGGTCGTGGGTTCCATGGTGGTCGTTGGTTCATCAGTGGTCGTTGGTTCCATGGTGGTCGTTGATTCCATGGTGGTCGTTGGTTCATCAGTGGTCGTTGGTTCCATGGTGGTCGTGGATTCCATGGTGGTCGTTGGTTCATCAGTGGTCCTTGGTTCTATGGTGGTCGTGGGTTCCATGGTGGTCGTTGGTTCCATGGTGGTCGTGGATTCCATGGTGGTCGTTGGTTCCATGGTGGTCGTGGGTTCCATAGTGGTCGTTGGTTCCATGGTGGTCGTGGATTCCATGGTGGTCGTTGGTTCCATGGAGGTTGTTGGTTCATCAGTGGTCATTGATTCCATGGTGGTCGTTGGTTCCATGGTGGTCGTTGGTTCATCAGTGGTCGTTGATTCCATGGTGGTCGTTGGTTCCATGGTGGTCGTTGGTTCATCAGTGGTCGTTGGTTCCATGGTGGTCGTTGGTTCCATAGTGGTCGTTGGTTCCATGGTGGTCGTTGGTTCATCAGTGGTCGTTGGTTCCATGGTGGTCGTTGGTACATCAGTGGTCGTTGGTTCCATGGTGGTCGTTGGTTCATCAGTGGTCGATGGTTCCATGGTGGTCGTTGGTTCGATGGTGGTCGTTGGTTCCATGGTGGTCGTTGGTTCATCAGTGGTCGTTGGTTCCATGGTGGTCGTTGGTTCATCAGTGGTCGTTGGTTCCATGGTGGTCGTTGGTTCCATGGTGGTCGTGGGTTCCATGGTGGTCGTTGGTTCATCAGTGGTCGTTGGTTCCATGGTGGTCGTTGGTTCCACGGTCGTCGTTTGTTCCACAGTGGTCATCGATTCCATGGTGGTCGTTGGTTCCATGGTGGTCGTTGGTTCATCAGTGGTCGTTGGTTCCATGGTGGTCGTTGGTTCATCAGTGGTCGTTGGTTCCATGGTGGTCGTGGGTTCCATGGTGGTCGTGGGTTCATCAGTGGTCGTTGGTTCCATGGTGGTCGTTGGTTCATCAGTGGTCGTTGGTTCCATGGTGGTCGTTGGTTCATCAGTGGTCGTTGGTTCCATGGTGGTCGTGGGTTCCATGGTGGTCGTTGGTTCATCAGTGATCGTTGGTTCCATGGTGGTCGTGGGTTCCATGGTGGTCGTTGGTTCATCAGTGGTCGTTGGTTCCATGGTGGTCGTTGGTTCCATGGTGGTCGTTGGTTCATCAGTGGTCGTTGGTTCCATGGTGGTCGTTGGTTCATCAGTGGTCGTGGGTTCCATGGTGGTCGTTGGTTCCATGGTAGTCGTTGGTTCATCAGTGGTCGTTGGTTCCATGGTGGTCGTGGGTTCCATGGTGGTCGTGGGTTCCATGGTGGTCGTGGGTTC
Above is a window of Scylla paramamosain isolate STU-SP2022 chromosome 46, ASM3559412v1, whole genome shotgun sequence DNA encoding:
- the LOC135094715 gene encoding 300 kDa antigen AG231-like → MEPTTTMEPTTTMEPTTTDEPTTTMEPTTTMESTTTDEPTTTMEPTTTMESMTTDEPTTSMEPTTTMESTTTMEPTTTMEPTTTMEPTTTMESTTTMEPTTTMEPTTTIEPRTTDEPTTTMESTTTMEPTTTDEPTTTMESTTTMEPTTTDEPTTTMEPTTTMEPRTTMESTTTMEPTTTMESTTTMEPTTTDEPTTTMEPTTTMEPRTTMESTTTMEPTTTMESTTTMEPTTTDEPTTTMEPTTTMESTTTMEPTTTDEPTTTNEPTTTVEPTTTMEPTTTMEPTTTMEPTTTDEPTTTNEPTTTTTTTTTTTPTTTTTTTTTTTTTTTTTTTTPTTTTTRRTTTRRTTTRRPLIPINPHSASRLNLNASITSEFAEMTNHLPGGAGDVISGANHRRASPSGRTRTNTKFSDFWTKFWGWSARNEML